The region GAAGCCTTCCTTCGCAACACGCGCTGTCAGTCGTACTACTGTATCCTTCAGCGGACGCTTTACTTCACCACTGCTGCTGACAATATCGCTGCGATGGCTTGTCCATACGACCTCGGAATCATAGTAGCCCTTGGAGATTAGCTCAACGTCTTGCGTTACGCTCTTGGCTGTATCCTGTCCTTTGTAGCCGATTCTCAGCAGCTTCATAGCTTCATCTAGCTGATCGTCGATGCTCTGACGCTTAGCCTTAACAGTTACTATGAACTCTTTCTGATAGGTCACTCTTCCTTTGGTTACTGTTGCTGTAAGGGTAACCTTCTGGTCTCCGTCAGCATAACCGGGGCGCTTCACACCACCGTCCGGAGTAATAACCGCTTCCTCGGAAGAGGTCCAGGTGATCGTGCTGCCATTGGTACCTTCGGAAATCAAGTCAAGATCCGTCAGGACCTGCTCCTGCTTCTCGTTATCTTCCCGAATCATGTCCCAGTCCAACTTAGCCAAGGTCTCGTTTACAGATTCCTCGTCTGTCATCGGGCGCTTGATAACTGTGAGCACGAAGGATTTGGTCTCTACAGTATCTCCCTTGCGGATAACCGCAGTCAAGGTTACCGTCTGGTCTCCCTTCGAATAGGAAGGTGCCGTTACGGTGCCGTCTATATCGATTACCCCTTCCTCGGAAGAGGTCCAGGTAATCGTGCTGCCATTCGTCCCATTCTTCGGCAAATACACATCAGAAGTTACGGATTCCTGCTTTACATTCTCCTCACGGATCGTATTCCAGGTGAGCAGTTCCGCATCTTCTGCTACCGACTGTTCGTTGGTTCCCGCCTGCTTTTTGACAATCAGTTCGAAGGTCTTCGTCAGCTCGAAAGTCCCATTCTTCAGCACCGCTGTCAATGTAACCGGCTGATCGCCTTTATTGAACGGTGGTCTTGTTACCGTACCATCAACAGCAACAGCCGTTCCATTGCTGGAGGTCCAGATAATCGTGCTGCCGCCCGCTCCTTTTAACGGTAGATTCAATCCCGTAGAAACGGAGGTCTGCTCAAGATTGTCCTTACGGATCATATCCCAGGTTAAGGCTTCCATATCGCGCTTCACCAGCACACCTGCACCGGGTAACTGCAGATCAATGTTGTTGGAGGTCATCGGCTTAACCCCGTCTACAATAACAGAAGGATCTACTGTGACTGAAGCAAAGGCAGAAGCCTCGTACTTTCCAGCCGCCTGACCGGTGAAATGAATCTCAAGTACAGTGCCGCTAATCCGCACCACGTTGAAGCTTAAGCCTTCAGGCATATTATTGACGCTTACGCCGCCTTCGACCTCTTCTGTGAATACGCCGTTACGCAGAGTTACCGTCAGCGTCTCTGCTGCGGAGCCGTCACCTGCATCGTGAATCACATCAGGAGACGCCGTAATCGCTGCAGGCGGAGAACGGAACAGAATAGCGAAGGTTCCCGATGGAATACCCGCTACCGTAACCTCTGCCCGGTCTACGCTGTCAGCAGTCTTGTGGCTGGCAGCCTGTCCGGCAATGGCGATCGTAATTTGATTCGGGCTGTCCAATGTAATCTTGCCTGGTGTCAGGCCTGGCGGCCAATTCACCGCTTCGATGGCATCCGCAATCAGTTCAGCATCGAAGGAACCGTTCTTCAGTTCCAGTACAAGCGAATCCCCAATCGTGCCGTCGTTCTGCTCAGATTCATAGAGCAGTGGTGTTTTGACTACCAGATAAGGCTCTTTATCCAGGAAGTCGAATTTGAAAGTGTTCGTGCTGAGAGCTGCCGGACTGCCCTCAAGCTTACCGGTGGCTACGGTCGCATAAGCTCCATAGACATCGCTTGTCACCGTTGCTGCACCGGTGAATTTGACCTCCAGCTCCGTATCGGAGACTCGGGTCACTTCCGTCCCAAGTCCGGCTGGCAGACTATGAATCAACACATCTTCTGCACCAACCGTTTTGGCGAACTTGCCGCCAGTCAACGTCACGCCAAGCGTCTCGGTGATCTCACCTGTGCCGTAGACGGCTTCGGATACAATCCCTTTGTTCACACTAAGCGTGGCAGGGTCTCTGAACGTTACACTGAAGGTCTTGGTCGTCAGACCGGAGGAGATCCCCCGCAGATTCTCTTTATCAACTGTAACGGACAGGTTCTTCGTGGTCGCATCCTTGCCGTGTTCAACCGCTGTACCGGTCAACGTGAAGTTAAGCTCCGTATCACTCAGCCGGGTTACGGCGAAGTCAAGCCCTTCCGGCAGATTGTTGATGCGGATATGGCTTGGATCAATCGGTTCAACTAAGGTCGCACCGACAATTTTCACCTTCTGGTTACCGACAACCGTTCCATCATTCGCCTTAGCTTCTACCAGCTCGGTGCTGGCGCCTTCATCCAGCTCGATGTCTGAAATGACTTCACTGAAATCCCGCTCATCCAGACTTGTGTAATAGGTGAATGTCTTGCTCGCATGCGGAGCCAGCGTCCCGGAATCCCAGGTCATGGTAATCCCCGCATCCGCCTTGACTTCCACGTTCTTCGCCTTCGGAGTGTTATAAGCTTCCAAGGCATAGGGGTTAGTATTTGTAAACCCGAAGACGGAAGCTTTAGCCCGCAGATCACTGGAATAGAAGAAGATAGGGGCTCTCGAATTAAAAGCCTTATACAGCGGATCAGTATCAGCAATCGTACTCGCCTTCACGACAGCTGCGCGATCTTCCTCGATTGTGTGAGTCACAATATTTGAGGTGACATATGCCCCTCCTTGATCCACCGTATTATCCGGGTCCATCGTGCGCATATACCGCGCCCCGTCCCAATTCCCATCGGTAAGATTGGTAAGGGTCACATCATTACGGTAGAATTTCTGGTTCTCCTCGAAGCTGATTACCTGCTTAATCTCCATAGTGTCAGTCCATGTGGATACTGTTGTCGCACTCAGAATCCCTTTATCCGTCTGTGAGGTATTTACTACTGTGGTCGGCATCTCCCACGAGTGCATCTGCGCCGAATTGGACTTCGCATATGTATTGTCACCGATCTGGTAGCCTACCGCGAACCGTTCTTCAGGGGTACCCGGCAAATAATAATCGACCGGCAGGTCCTTGCCTGTGCCATAGCCATCATGATCTGCACTCATTCCCAGGTACGGTCTGGAATTCGTTCCACGGAAGTTAGCGGGCTTACTGCCCAACGTACCGAAATTCCCCCAGTTGCTTATCCCCAGTTCAATGAATTTGCCTCCCAGGAAAAGCTCTGTCCCACCTTCTCCGCCATAGGCAGCCCGTGCTCCCCAATCTGCTGAATCTGCATGTACCGCAAGGGGTGCAGGAAACATAGACAGAATCATTGTGGGCACCATTAGCAGTGCTAGCAGCTTCTTACGCTTCATTGTCTCACTCCATTCTTAGTAATTGAAATGCAAGCTTATACATATAGAACCAAATCATTCTCACAAAATTCTCACAAATGATCGAAAAATGTCGATAACACAGGCAAAAAGTCAAAAAAAGAAGCAGAGCACACGATTATTCGTGAATACCCTGCCTTATAGCGCTTTATTTCAGTTACGATCATGACTGCTCTTCCGTCCAGCCTTTCCCTGACCGTTCACCGCCTAACCCTTCTGGCGAAATCCACAAACTGAAACTTATCCAGCCGGTGCCGGGATTCGGTGTATTGGAACAGCACGGTATTCTCCAGATACACATAGTTCCGCACCACGACAATATGCTGGTATTGCTTCAGGTCCAGCAGACGCTGATCCTCCCCGGTCACGGGCTCAACGGAGATCAGCTTTTTGGCATAACTGATCTTCAGACCCAGCTCCGCCTCCAGATATTCATAAATAGAGCCTTCTGCGATCTCTTTGCTGAGGAAGGGAACGATATCGGACCGGAAATAGTCCTTGTCCAGAATAATCCGCTCGGCTTCAATCTCTCTGGCGCGGATGACCTTCCATACCGGCGTCTCTTCAGCGAGGTGCAGCTGCCGGGCCAGCAGGGAGCCTGCCGGCTCCAGGACCGTCTCTTCTACCAGTGTCCGCGAGGGAACCCCAAGCGTCCCGGTCAGCTCCTGGAATGAGATCAGCCCGGTTACGGGAAAATCCATCCGCGTCATATCCAGCACGAACGAGCCCCTGCCTTTAATTTTGTTAATATAGCCCTCGCGGAACAAAAGATTCAGCGCCTTGCGCACCGTCTCCCGCGAGGTCTTATAAGCCTCCGCCAGCTCACTCTCAGAGGGCAGCTTGGTTCCGGGCGCGAGCTGGCCGGATTGGATACGGCTGCTGTATTCCGTATAGATCTGCAAAAATATATTCTCTCTCATCGAACATCACCGCCCTAAATTGTAGAAAAACAGCCCCGCAGGGCTGTCCTCCATTCCTTATATTGCATGTCTGATCCGCACGGGTCAACCCTTAAGATGAACAGTTAGAATACGGGTCTGCTTCGCCGTGGCCGGTCCGCTCTGTTCCTCGATCCGCTCCACCATCTCCTGCCCGGCAGGGATGATTATTGGAGTAATTAAAGGATACCCGGCGGCGCGGATGGCCTCCATATCGAATTCCAGCAGAAGCTCGCCAGCCCGGACCTTATCGCCGATCTGCTTCGTTGTCGTGAACCCTTCGCCTTTGAGCGATACGGTGTTAATCCCGACATGGATCAGCACCTGGACTCCGCTGGCATGCTCCAGAATCAGCGCGTGCTTGCTCTTAATCACGTGGGCTACTGTAGCATCGAAGGGAGCATAGACCTTGCCTTCGGAAGGTTCAATCGCAATCCCATCCCCCATCTGCCGCTCAGCAAAAGCGGGATCAGGAACCTGCTCTAGCGGTACCGCCGTTCCATTAAGCGGTGACGCCAGCTCCAGGATATTCACCGGCTCCTGCTCCTGCGAGCCTTGTACGGAGCTGCGGCTGCTTAGCTCAGGGGCTGTAACAGAAGAATCGGCTGCTGTTACGCCTGCTGTTGCTTGCGCTTTGTTCAGTGCACGCTGTGCAACCGCCCGGCCATACAGCACGGTGGCGGCAAACGGTACGATCAGCACGATCGCCATCCCGATGAAGAACACACCCCACTGGTTAGGGAAGATCGACAGGAAGCCGGGAATTCCCCCTACCCCAATGGATGTAGCCCGGATCTGATTCACAGTGAGCAGCACACCGCCTATCGCGGAGCCGATCATCCCGAAGATGAACGGATAGCGGTAGCGGATATTCACCCCGAAGATGGCCGGCTCGGTAACGCCGAGGAAGGCCGAGACGGAGGAGGTCACAGCCAGACCCTTGGTCTTCTGCTCTCTGACCACGAACATCATCGCCAGTGCTGCCGCACCCTGGGCAATATTGGAGAGTGCCAGCATTGGCCAGAGGAAGGTGCTTTTCTCGCTTCCGATCAGCTGGACGTCAACGGCCAGGAAGGTGTGATGCATGCCTGTAATGACCAGGAGCGAGTAGAATCCGCCGTAAATTAATCCGCCGAGTATGGCAAAATGATCGAAGATATACACCAGGCCGGAGGTGATGCCATTGGCAATGCCGAACGTAACCGGCCCGATGATGGTGAAGGCCAGGAAGCCTGTAATCAGCAGCGTCACCGGTGCGACCACCAGCAGCTTGACGGAATCATGGACGCGCTTGTCCAGGAACATCTCAATTCTGGCAAGGATATAGGCTGATACCAGGACCGGCAGCACCTGTCCCTGATAACCGATCCGCTCCAGATGCCAGCCGAACAGATTCCAGGTTGGAACCGTACCTTCCGTAGAAGCGTTAGCATAGCTGTAAGCACTTAATAAGTCTGGATGCACCAGAATCAGACCCAGCACAATCCCGAGCAGCGGGCTGCCCCCGAAGCGGGTCACGGCGGCCCAGCCGATCAGTGCGGGCAAGAATGTAAATGCGGTACTGGCAATTGTATTAATGATAGCAGCAATGTCCTTCCACTGCGGATAGACATCGACCAGCGAATCGCTGAAGAATATCCCCGGGCCGGTCAGCAGGTTATTGATCCCCAGAAGCAGACCCGCAGTAACGATGGCCGGAAGAATGGGAATGAAGATATCGGCCAGTGTCTTGATGATCCGCTGAAGCG is a window of Paenibacillus sp. FSL H3-0469 DNA encoding:
- a CDS encoding S-layer homology domain-containing protein — protein: MKRKKLLALLMVPTMILSMFPAPLAVHADSADWGARAAYGGEGGTELFLGGKFIELGISNWGNFGTLGSKPANFRGTNSRPYLGMSADHDGYGTGKDLPVDYYLPGTPEERFAVGYQIGDNTYAKSNSAQMHSWEMPTTVVNTSQTDKGILSATTVSTWTDTMEIKQVISFEENQKFYRNDVTLTNLTDGNWDGARYMRTMDPDNTVDQGGAYVTSNIVTHTIEEDRAAVVKASTIADTDPLYKAFNSRAPIFFYSSDLRAKASVFGFTNTNPYALEAYNTPKAKNVEVKADAGITMTWDSGTLAPHASKTFTYYTSLDERDFSEVISDIELDEGASTELVEAKANDGTVVGNQKVKIVGATLVEPIDPSHIRINNLPEGLDFAVTRLSDTELNFTLTGTAVEHGKDATTKNLSVTVDKENLRGISSGLTTKTFSVTFRDPATLSVNKGIVSEAVYGTGEITETLGVTLTGGKFAKTVGAEDVLIHSLPAGLGTEVTRVSDTELEVKFTGAATVTSDVYGAYATVATGKLEGSPAALSTNTFKFDFLDKEPYLVVKTPLLYESEQNDGTIGDSLVLELKNGSFDAELIADAIEAVNWPPGLTPGKITLDSPNQITIAIAGQAASHKTADSVDRAEVTVAGIPSGTFAILFRSPPAAITASPDVIHDAGDGSAAETLTVTLRNGVFTEEVEGGVSVNNMPEGLSFNVVRISGTVLEIHFTGQAAGKYEASAFASVTVDPSVIVDGVKPMTSNNIDLQLPGAGVLVKRDMEALTWDMIRKDNLEQTSVSTGLNLPLKGAGGSTIIWTSSNGTAVAVDGTVTRPPFNKGDQPVTLTAVLKNGTFELTKTFELIVKKQAGTNEQSVAEDAELLTWNTIREENVKQESVTSDVYLPKNGTNGSTITWTSSEEGVIDIDGTVTAPSYSKGDQTVTLTAVIRKGDTVETKSFVLTVIKRPMTDEESVNETLAKLDWDMIREDNEKQEQVLTDLDLISEGTNGSTITWTSSEEAVITPDGGVKRPGYADGDQKVTLTATVTKGRVTYQKEFIVTVKAKRQSIDDQLDEAMKLLRIGYKGQDTAKSVTQDVELISKGYYDSEVVWTSHRSDIVSSSGEVKRPLKDTVVRLTARVAKEGFFREQDFYITVKGTATVDLPQDEVNVKIGYAPGDSEESVTRNLFLPKTGDTGSVLTWTSNKPDVLTNTGRVKRPGPDEEDATVELTVKLADPDRPGETLVKTFTIVIKKLSDQEAADEAARTTGIHPAATFAEGDTWESVTEAFLLLQTGKYDTKITWTSSVPSVIAVQQDADQAKGNVTLPAQDTNVILTATFTRGGKSAVKQYLLIVKAKGIVKEGAVREATSRQAGLSTPNEGNPLEQGVTILRTNLSNGTKIDTIVIDENEVYDLVEGVNPNDPDAANRSVTITHVDDPAARADEIAVEIPSTAVSILAGRKASLDIVTALGSIHLDADSLAQLDASTTDLYFRIVPVKNPQLKANVQSNAILNGTSKLALASDKTLQNLGAPREIETNYSKINTMIQLPLTEFADQIPLQSSGVRDAFLDSLRVYVEHSDGEITVYTPAIVYNSGGEPVALEIQINKFSTFQIVRITDKAAEPVKPTEPAPTAAPTAAPSVKGETVPSTTVEWTAEQLKELQKKGSEIVIESKLGTVKIDPAAIDLAEISKQFGHGNVNVNDIVITAGLAESTPDSLEGFKLAAGLRNAQTVGTLANFSIQAKYQGQTVPVTSHGWAKYELQVPANMKITTGVLYRDGKIYHQPTYVTVKDGRYYATINSLENGDFGLIWNPLEFPDVAKHWSKPDVNDMGSRLVASGTKTDVFEPQRNITRVEFTAMLARALGIVTHGEQQVRFSDVSASGWYGLELQVAVENGLITGYPDGTFRPGNNISRQEAMAIVSRAMSITELKASRSEAQVQQLLKSFADSASVAGWAVANVKLNLSAGIIQGRDEQRLAPNENITRSEASAAIRRLLIQSNLINP
- the treR gene encoding trehalose operon repressor, producing the protein MRENIFLQIYTEYSSRIQSGQLAPGTKLPSESELAEAYKTSRETVRKALNLLFREGYINKIKGRGSFVLDMTRMDFPVTGLISFQELTGTLGVPSRTLVEETVLEPAGSLLARQLHLAEETPVWKVIRAREIEAERIILDKDYFRSDIVPFLSKEIAEGSIYEYLEAELGLKISYAKKLISVEPVTGEDQRLLDLKQYQHIVVVRNYVYLENTVLFQYTESRHRLDKFQFVDFARRVRR
- the treP gene encoding PTS system trehalose-specific EIIBC component; the protein is MAIDRKNVEEIVRAVGGKENIEVATHCVTRLRFSLYDESKVDASALDANDLVKGQFSSQGQFQIVIGPGIVDKVYDEMIQLTGGARSSKDQVKSAAARNLNPLQRIIKTLADIFIPILPAIVTAGLLLGINNLLTGPGIFFSDSLVDVYPQWKDIAAIINTIASTAFTFLPALIGWAAVTRFGGSPLLGIVLGLILVHPDLLSAYSYANASTEGTVPTWNLFGWHLERIGYQGQVLPVLVSAYILARIEMFLDKRVHDSVKLLVVAPVTLLITGFLAFTIIGPVTFGIANGITSGLVYIFDHFAILGGLIYGGFYSLLVITGMHHTFLAVDVQLIGSEKSTFLWPMLALSNIAQGAAALAMMFVVREQKTKGLAVTSSVSAFLGVTEPAIFGVNIRYRYPFIFGMIGSAIGGVLLTVNQIRATSIGVGGIPGFLSIFPNQWGVFFIGMAIVLIVPFAATVLYGRAVAQRALNKAQATAGVTAADSSVTAPELSSRSSVQGSQEQEPVNILELASPLNGTAVPLEQVPDPAFAERQMGDGIAIEPSEGKVYAPFDATVAHVIKSKHALILEHASGVQVLIHVGINTVSLKGEGFTTTKQIGDKVRAGELLLEFDMEAIRAAGYPLITPIIIPAGQEMVERIEEQSGPATAKQTRILTVHLKG